GTGTCGGTTGGCGAGCTGCTGCCGCTCTATGTGGGGCTGGTGGCACTGGTGGCCTGCGGGGTGGTTGACGACGCCCGCGATATGCGCAGCACCGTGAAGCTGGGCATCCAGCTGGCGGTGGCCGCCCTGATGGTGCTGTGGGGCGGCCGGGAGCTGGTTTATCTGGGAAGTTTCCCGCTGGTGGGCGAGGTGAGCCTGGGCTGGCTGGCGGTACCGGTGAGCATCGTGGCGGTGGCGGGACTGATCAATGCCATCAACATGATGGATGGGGTGGATGGCCTGGCCGGCGGCAGTGCGCTGAGCGTGCTGGCCTGGCTGGCGCTGGTGGCGGCGCTGCAGAGCCAGCTGACGCTGCTGGCGGTGATCGTGACCCTGGGCGCGGCGCTGGTGGGGTTCCTGTTGTTCAACCTGCGCCACCCCTGGCGTAGCCGCGCCAGCGTGTTCATGGGCGATGCCGGCAGCATGGCGCTGGGCTTCGCCATCGCCTGGTTCGTGGTGGAGCTCTCCCAGAGCGAGCGGGCGGTGGTCAGCCCCGTGGCCTACGCCTGGGTGCTGGCGCTGCCGGTGATGGATACCCTGAGCCTGATGGTGCGCCGGATCCGCAAGGGGCGCAGCCCCTTCTCGGCGGATCGTGACCACCTGCACCATATCATCCTGCGTGCCGGCTTCACCCCGGGGCAGACCACGCTGATCCTGATACTGCTGGTGGTGGCGCTGGGCGGCGTGGGCGTGGTGTTCTCCCTGGCGGGGGTGCCGGATCTGTTGCTGCTGCTGGGGCTTACGGGGTTGATCGCGGTGCATGGGCTGTTCGTGCAGCGTGCCTGGGTGACCAGCAAGGCGCTGCGCCGGTTGCATGGTGCCACCCTGAGGCAGGGCGCGGTGCGTGCGCCTGCGCAGATGATGCGGCTGCGACGCCACACGCGGGTGGGCAGTGGCCGCCGCCGGGTGGCGCTGGTTGGCCTCTACCTGATGGCCTTCAGCCTGGGCCTGGATGGCCGCCTGGCGATGCTGGGGGCGGCGCTGGCGGTGGCCGCGGCGGTGCTGGCCTTCCCGGTATTCTGGCGCGATGTGCTCAAGCTGAAGCTGTTCTGGGTGAGCGCGGCGCTGTGCCTCTATCTACTTTTGCGCGCCTGGAGCGGTGGCGAGCTGGACGAGCCGCTGTGGTGGCGGCTGATGGCGATTACTGGCCTAGTCAGCCTGCCGCTGGCCTGGTGGCTGGCGCAGTGCCGGCTGCACTGGAATTGGCTGGTAGCCACGCTGCTGCTGGGCGGCGGCGTGGCCTTTATGCTGGGTGCCGAGTGGGCGAGCCTGGAGCGTGGCCTGCTGGGCAACCCCTGGGTATGGGGGCAGCCGGCCGAGATCGGTTTCATGGCGGCGGTGGGCCTGATGCTGCTGATGGGCGTGCTGCTGGTCGGACTGCAGCGCCTGGGCACCGGCTGGCGGCCCAAGGCCCAGCTGTTGCTGGCGGTGCTGCTCGCCGTTCCCGGGGTGTTGATGCTGATGGGCACCGGCTATACCACGGCCTGGGTGGCGGCCGGAAGCGGCGCGCTGATGTACGTGCTGGCCACCCCGGTGCTGGGGCGCCATCAGGGGGATCGGCTGGGCCGGCTGGGCTTGACGGCGCTGCTGGGGGTGCTGGCGCTGGGGGTGATCAGCCACGACTGGCTGCTGCCCGACAGTGCCACGTTAGTACAGCGGCTGGTGGAGCCGCTGCAGGCGCTGGGCCTGATGATCAACGGCGAGTGGGAGCAGGCCCATGCCCTGCATCCCGGCGTGGTCGAGCGGGTGATGTTGTGCCGCCAGGCGTGGGACGCCTTCCAGCAGCAGTGGCTGCTGGGCAGCGGCCGGCTGGCGCTGGAGCAACTGGAGCGACCGCTGGCGAGCTACGGTGGCTACTATTCGCTGCTGGCCAATATCGCCGCTGCCACCGGCCTGTTGGGTATCGTCGGCTTCGCCGCCGTGGCGCTGCTGCCGCTCAAGGCCCTGCTGTGGGCCAACCTGCGCCGCCACTGGCACGCGGTATGGGGTCTGGGCCTGATGAGCGCCAGTGTGACCGTGCTGGTACTCTGCCTGCTCTCCATGCCGCTGCGCTTCTCCGGCCCCACCGGGGTGATCGTGCTGCTCGCCGCCGCCATGCAGGTGGCGGTGTTCCAGCGGCAGTGGGTGAAGGGCTGACATCTTCCTATAGCAGAGTCATCAACAGCGCCAATAAACCACCTGCACCCATAAGGGGCATCAACGCCAGCGGCAGTTTGCCATCCCGTACCCAACTGCCTAGCTCTAGGCATGCCGCGGTGGCGATAACTCCCATCAGTGCCAGCAGATGATTGGAGAGCGAGGGTAATGGCATATGGCTAAGCCCCCAGAAAAGCAGGCCGTAAACCAAGACGCCCAACAGTATCCATGGCGCCCACTGCATTAGCTTTGGTGTTGGTAGTACCGGCCAGCGGCGATTCCGCCGTTTTGGTGCTCCCTTCGGCGTGGGGATCTCCCCACGAAAAAGATACGGTTGGGTGGTGTTCATGGGTATTTCCGCATGGTGCATGAGAGCAAGGAGGCTAGCGATGCAGGCTTACGCGGTCAATGCTCAATGCCTGGTTGCAGGTATGCGTCTTTGCTTGTGGTCACGCGTGAATTAGATAGCGCTTGTTGAGGACCATGAGCCAGCATTTCTGCTCGTGGCTGGGCGCTATGGACTTTCTGGCTCGTGTCCCTATCCTCAGTGCCTCACTATTTTACTGAAATGTATTGGGAAGTGTATGACCCGTTTCGAGACACTCCAGGCCGAGCTTCAGGCCGCGCCGCGTACCTGGCTGGTGACCGGCTGTGCCGGCTTTATCGGCAGCAACCTGCTGGAAACCCTGCTTAGGCTCGACCAGCGGGTGGTGGGCCTGGACAACTTCGCCACCGGCTTTCAGGCCAACCTGGATGAGGTACGCGGGTTGGTGAGCCCCGAGCAGTGGGCGCGGTTTACCTTTATCGAGGGGGATATCCGCGACCCCGAGACCTGCCGCGAGGCGATGCGGCTGGAAGGCGAACCGGTGGATCATGTGCTGCACCAGGCGGCGCTGGGGTCGGTGCCGCGTTCCATCGCCGATCCGCTGGCCACCAACGCGGCCAATATCACCGGGCACCTGAACATGCTGGTGGCGGCCAAGGATGTCGGGGTGAAAAGCTTCGTCTATGCCGCCTCGAGCTCCACCTACGGCGACCACCCAGCGCTGCCCAAGGTGGAGGAGCGCATCGGCAAGCCGCTGTCGCCCTATGCGGTGACCAAGTTGGTCAACGAGATGTATGCCGAGGTGTTCGCCAGCACCTACGGCTTCAAGGCCACCGGGCTTCGCTACTTCAACGTGTTCGGCAAGCGCCAGAACCCCAACGGCGCCTATGCGGCGGTGATCCCCAAGTGGGCCGGCGCCATGCTCACCGACGAGACGCTGTTCATCAACGGCGACGGCGAGACCAGCCGCGACTTCTGCTATATCGCCAACGCCGTGCAGGCCAACCTGCTGGCGGCCACCGCGGACGACGCGGCCCAGGGCGAGGTCTACAACGTGGCGGTGAGCGGGCGCACCACCCTGAACCAGCTGTTCGAGTACCTGCGTGAGGCCCTGGCCGAGCAGGGCGTGAGCTACACCCAGGACCCCACCTACCGCGACTTCCGCCCTGGGGACGTGCGCCACTCCCAGGCGGACATCGGCAAGGCCAGCCGGCTGCTAGGCTATGAGCCCAGCCACACCATCGTCGAGGGCATCCAC
The Halomonas sp. H10-9-1 DNA segment above includes these coding regions:
- a CDS encoding MraY family glycosyltransferase gives rise to the protein MITPLLPLVALLLTSLAIVLLRQPAIAWGLADIPGGRKQHDGIIPLTGGLSVFIGFLLVQPLLSVSVGELLPLYVGLVALVACGVVDDARDMRSTVKLGIQLAVAALMVLWGGRELVYLGSFPLVGEVSLGWLAVPVSIVAVAGLINAINMMDGVDGLAGGSALSVLAWLALVAALQSQLTLLAVIVTLGAALVGFLLFNLRHPWRSRASVFMGDAGSMALGFAIAWFVVELSQSERAVVSPVAYAWVLALPVMDTLSLMVRRIRKGRSPFSADRDHLHHIILRAGFTPGQTTLILILLVVALGGVGVVFSLAGVPDLLLLLGLTGLIAVHGLFVQRAWVTSKALRRLHGATLRQGAVRAPAQMMRLRRHTRVGSGRRRVALVGLYLMAFSLGLDGRLAMLGAALAVAAAVLAFPVFWRDVLKLKLFWVSAALCLYLLLRAWSGGELDEPLWWRLMAITGLVSLPLAWWLAQCRLHWNWLVATLLLGGGVAFMLGAEWASLERGLLGNPWVWGQPAEIGFMAAVGLMLLMGVLLVGLQRLGTGWRPKAQLLLAVLLAVPGVLMLMGTGYTTAWVAAGSGALMYVLATPVLGRHQGDRLGRLGLTALLGVLALGVISHDWLLPDSATLVQRLVEPLQALGLMINGEWEQAHALHPGVVERVMLCRQAWDAFQQQWLLGSGRLALEQLERPLASYGGYYSLLANIAAATGLLGIVGFAAVALLPLKALLWANLRRHWHAVWGLGLMSASVTVLVLCLLSMPLRFSGPTGVIVLLAAAMQVAVFQRQWVKG
- a CDS encoding NAD-dependent epimerase/dehydratase family protein, translated to MTRFETLQAELQAAPRTWLVTGCAGFIGSNLLETLLRLDQRVVGLDNFATGFQANLDEVRGLVSPEQWARFTFIEGDIRDPETCREAMRLEGEPVDHVLHQAALGSVPRSIADPLATNAANITGHLNMLVAAKDVGVKSFVYAASSSTYGDHPALPKVEERIGKPLSPYAVTKLVNEMYAEVFASTYGFKATGLRYFNVFGKRQNPNGAYAAVIPKWAGAMLTDETLFINGDGETSRDFCYIANAVQANLLAATADDAAQGEVYNVAVSGRTTLNQLFEYLREALAEQGVSYTQDPTYRDFRPGDVRHSQADIGKASRLLGYEPSHTIVEGIHEAMPWYIDHFRRG